In Nyctibius grandis isolate bNycGra1 chromosome 17, bNycGra1.pri, whole genome shotgun sequence, the genomic stretch ATTGCTGTATTTCTCGCCTTCCTGCTACTGCCTATTTAATGCAGGTTCATTCAAGCAAGGGCAGTTTGTGTGCATGTACAGCTGTTCAAAAAAATGTGGGGTTGAAACAGCTAAAATCTGCGGCGTTCCTAGCAGAGTTAATCATGCTTTGCCATTGCAAGTGCTTTGTCATTGCAGTGACAGGAGAAAATCCTGAGAGTAGACatttatacaggaaaaaacccacataatCTGTAATCTATATAATCAATTTGTGATACAGCAAATCAATATTGGACTGTGACTGTCACACACAAAACTTCTTTACACTGCACCAGATCTCTTCTGCAATAGCCCCGTTCCTGTAGGTATTCCTGAAGGGTGTCTGATATTTGAGCATATGCGTGGCAAGGAAGTGTGAGCCCCAAAatagggaagggaaggaaatgagaagTTAGAGCTCACTTCACGTTTACAAACCACAGCTTTGGAGAATAGTAGCTGCCTGTTAGCTCCCAGGGAGAGCAGATAAGCAACtacagctttgaaaacaaagaagccTTAAGTAAAGAAATAGTTTGTAAATTGAATATTGAAGATGTGCACTGGAACACAGACAAAGTTTTCCAAAAACTTCTTCAACTCTGTTACCTGTAGGAAAGCAGCTACTTTTCTAGTTGTTGTGTGCTTTTTTAATAATGCGATGTGTTTGTGCTGAGTACCTGGGACATTGTGTGTTTCTAAGCTGTTGCTTTTCCTGCCCCAAGCCTCCAAGGACTGGCACCACGGCGGTcgagaaaacattttgttgtgCACTGATTGTCGCATTCACTTCAAAAAGTACGGAGAGCTGCCACCCATTGAGAAGCCTGTCGACCCTCCACCCTTTATGTTTAAGCCTGTCAAAGAGGAAGATGATGGACTTAGTGGAAAGCATAGCATGAGGACAAGGCGGAGTCGAGGCTCGGTAGGCTTAACACTCTTGCATTGCAGCTTCTTCTGTAAAGAGGAGGTGGTGTCTGGAAAAAGGTCATCAAACTTCTAAAATGATGCTTTCTCCATCTTGCCTGTTTGCCACGGTGTGTGCCTGCTGCCGCATTTGTGTATGCGAGTGTGAGATTTGCTGAGGTTGGGgctttctttggaaaaaggagctGAAATGTCTCTCGCAAGTTGTAGTCAAACTTGTTATTTCCATGTTGTTAATGACTGGCAATGGACTGTCATCATAAGGGGGCACTTGACCAGTGTATCATTATAGATTTTGTACTAGCACGTATCCTTCTTCCAGCTGGATCCTGTCCGAGGTAAGCCCTTGGgcttattttaaaggaagagtttttaaaaaattaaatgctattCATGTGGTCTGCTCATGTTACAGGAGTTAAAATCTCTTCCCTACAGAAAACTCCAGTTTGGCTGCTATGGTTAGTGTGCTCTGTCACAGTTTTCACTCAGGGTGAAATGCCGGGAGCCTTACTGGGCGCAAGTCACTTGTAAGAACTCTGGCAACAGCCCTGGTTAATTTGatgtttgctttgggttttgactgataaaaagcagcagatatatttcttttccttgccctTCCCTCTTTTATCTTTCTGATCGTGATGATACGACcattgcttttaaataccttgtGAGGCTACGCTGTCAGGTAAGGTTGGCTTCGTTATTTTTATGGTAGCCAGTCATCCAAAAACCTgccaaataaaataatcagcACTTAATGTTTTTGAGTAGATAAATTAGGGATTTGCCTAGTTTTAAGTCGAGATGAGCTTTCAAGGAAAAATTGTAACAATGTTAAATGCTCttggtttttcatttttcaagctCTTAACAGGAGCACTCCATCCATGCCCCTGCTGtaagatgggggaaaaaaaaatgaagaggttGGACAAATGCTGactttaatacatttttatttctgttaaacaAATAGATGTCTACGCTACGTAGTGGTCGTAAaaagcagccagccagccccgATGGTAGAGCCTCACCTATTAATGAAGACATCCGTTCCAGCGGCCGCAACTCTCCCAGCGCTGCCAGCACCTCCAGTAATGACAGCAAAGCAGATTCAGTGAAGAAATCTACCAAGGTAAAAATTTCCcattgttattttctgttaggACTGGACACCTGAGGCCTCTTCAGTCAGATAAATGAGATGCAGATTCTAGGCCAGGGAATCTCTGACCTAGAAATTCCTACTTATGTGGATGAGCAAAAAATTTAATGCATCTGACTGATGCTTTGTTCCTGTACGTAAGGATGTGTGCTGGTAAAAACCATTAAAGTATCCCCACATAACCTTATTGCTGTCATGATAAATTAATCCTTCAATTTTGGATGCAAATGCAAGCGTTAGGCTCAGGGAAGTAATACAGATCAGAAATGGTGTATTTGAGACAAGTAGACAGTtcgggggattttttttaagcagtacTTAATCTTTGTTTACAAAGGAATATGAATATGTAGTAATTGAGACTACTTCTGttactgtttttctgtatgtatatttgcttgatttttttcagagcaagcTGACAGTCTGTTCAAATGAATAAGTGCCTTTCTGAGAGAGCACTGAGAAACAAAGGCAGATGAAGCGGGAAGGCTTGCTGTTAAGCAGTGTAAATTGAAAAGcagcaagttaaaaataaatattaaaaaaaccccaagtcaAAACTGGAGTATAGAGCAAATTTTCACATGATAAAACTGAGAACTTAGCAAAATTTGAAGTGAGGTTAGGTAATTATGTGATGTATGAAGCTGTCCCAGGCCATGAAAGAAGGTAGTAATCTTGTAATAGCTACTCACTGCTAGCCCTGTATTTGAGGGCATATAAAAATAACCCTCTCAAAATGTCAGAAGCAAGACTTCCATGTAGTAGAAAGAGGCTTATCCTGTGCCTGTCTACTGCAGAAATTCTTGCTGCATCCTCTGTTACCTGGTAGACTTGATCCTGCACAGCTGAAGTCAACCGCTGGCAGAAGGCAGAatacagcagcagctccagagcaGATTCCCCTGCAACCTGTAGCTGGACAGAGGGACAGATGCGTGTTGGATTGTTGTTAAATACTGACTGTCTCAACTTCTGATCAGTTCTCCTGCTCCATAGGAGCCCTTCTCGtttatttgtattaaatatgGTGGCACTGGCGTATGCTCGATTTACTTTGGCATTTACATCTCGGGTAATTGTTGTGTTCTGCTTGGTTTGTGCAGAAGATAAAAGAAGAGGTATCTTCTCCTCTCAAGAACTCCAAGAGGCAGCGGGAAAAGGCAGCTTCTGACACGGAGGAACCTGACAGGTCCAATGCCAAAAAATCCAAAACTCAAGTGAGTCCCacagaggaatatttttctcttaggaGAATGGTTTGAGAGTGGGAGGGTGAGCAAACCCGgtaacaaaccaaaaacataaAATCAATTTAAGCCACAGCAGATTGTAACTTAATCTGTGGCTGGAAAGCAACCAGTATTATAACGTGTTCCTTCTGTTGAAAAACAGTGGAATGATACGGGGTAAATCCAGAAGtctctttcttgttttaataTCAATATCAACCATATAGGACTAGACTTGGATTATTTTCCACTCCCTCCACCCCAACTTTTCTTaattgaaatttgttttttcctcttctgtggcAAGTTAGAAGACCATCACTGGAATTCTCTAAATTTAATGGTATCAAAGCTCAATCGAAATACTTTCAGGATGTCTTTTCAGCTCCGTGTACCTGACCAGGTTCACTCTGTGCACCGGCTTTGGGAATTTTGGCACTGGGCTTTccatattacagaatcacagaatggttgaggttggaagggacctggaGGTCATCTGGCCCACCCCCtgtgctcaagcagggccacgTAGAGCTGACTGCCCCGGACCATGTCCAgatagcttttgaatatctccaaagatggagagtCCCGAGcatctctggacaacctgttccattgcttggtcaccctcatagtgaaaaagcatttaattatgTAAAGGCTGAACCTCCTggatttcagtttgtgcccattgccacTGGACACTACTAAAAAGAGCCTGTCTCTGTtgtctttgcaccctcccttcgGGTATTTATGTTGCCTGGGCTGTTTGAAGTCCTGTGAGGTTCAAAGGGTGGCACTTGCACTTGTGTTGGCACAACATGTGTAACGGGTTGCATCTTGTGGCGCGACGGTCATGTTCTCCGTGCAGTTTTCTTACGCACTGTGGttattcttccccttctccctgcaggaGATCAGCAGGCCAAACTCTCCCTCGGAGGGTGAGGGTGAAGGCGAGAGCTCCGACAGCCGCAGTGTCAATGATGAAGGGAGCAGTGATCCCAAGGACATCGACCAGGACAACCGGAGCACGTCCCCGAGCATCCCTAGTCCTCAAGACAATGAGAGCGACTCGGATTCATCTGCTCAGCAGCAAGTGCTGCAGGCGCAGCCCCAGGCGCTGCAGGCGCAGAGCGGCTCTGGCCAGGCTCCTCCTCCCACGCCACCTGTGTCAGCCCCATTACCAGCATCGCTGCCGGCAGTGTCTAGCGCTGCTTCAGCCCCACCGCAGGTCTCGCCGTCAGCGTCCCAgccccccagccagccccaggccCCTGCGCCGCCCCCTCATTCTCACATACAGCAGGCCCCTGCTCTGCACCCGCAGAGGCTCCCATCGCCCCACCCGCCGCTGCAGCCTTTGAGCGTGTCGCAGGGCCAGCAGACCCCTGCCTCGTCCCAGCCCCACTCGCAGCCTCCCCTCCACGGTCAGGCCCAGCCTGCCCCTCACAGCCTGCAGgcccagcccctgctgcctcATCCTGTACCTTCCCAGCCATTTTCCCTCCCCGCTCAGTCATCTCAGTCTCAGGTTCCCCTTCAGACACAAGCACCGTCTCATCCTCACTCTGCTCTCCAGGTTCAGGTAACGCAGCCTGTCCTGCCAACCGCAACCTCGCTGCAGCAGGCTCAGCCTCCGCGGGAGCAGCCCTTGCCCCCTGCACCCATGGCCATGCCTCATATCAAACCTCCTCCTACTACCCCAATCCCTCAGCTCCCCACTGCTCCATCCCACAAGCACCCTCCTCATCTCTCTGGCCCTTCTCCATTCTCAATGAACTCCAACTTGCCTCCACCGCCTGCTTTAAAACCTCTGAGCTCCCTGTCAACTCATCATCCTCCATCCGCCCACCCTCCTCCTTTGCAGCTGATGCCTCAAAGCCAACCACTGCAGTCTTCGCAAGCCCAGCCTCCAGTGCTGACGCAGAGTCAGAGCCTTCCCCCACCTGCTAATCACCCCCCATCCGGACTCCATCAGGTATCCTCCCAGCCCCCCTTTTCTCAGCATCCGTTTGTCCCAGGAGGCCCACCTTCCATCACCCCTCCTTCTTGCCCCTCCACTTCCACGCCACCCGCCGTGCCTGGCATCCCACTTCAGACTTCCATCTCCACATCAGCAGCTTCTAGTGGAAATGTGCCAGTGGTGACAGCCTGCACACTACCACCTATTCAAATCAAAGAAGAAGTCCCAGATGAAGCTGAGGAACCAGAAAGCCCTCCCCCTCCACCCAGAAGTCCATCACCAGAACCTACTGTGGTGGATACACCAAGTCATGCTAGTCAATCAGCCAGGTATGGAGGTTGTCAGTGGTGCTTCCTTAACGTGCTCAGTCTTTCTGTGTAGCAGGGCACTGCCAAAAGCTGAGAAATGAGCTCCTGTGGGAGCTGAGTGTATTTTACATGTGCATCTTGTCACCCTCTTTCTAGCATGATTTTGCTCCGTTTTTCTGGAAAGGTGCTGTTTCAGCCAGCATATTCAGAGAGGGCAATACAGTTTGTAATTGTGAGAGCTGTTTTATACTCTGCTTGTCTGTGGAGTAATatggtaaaattaattttctcctggCTTTCAGGGAAGCTGGTAGTGCTATGGTGTAAGTGTAGagtagtacttttttttttggacatacAGTTCTTAAATCCCAGACTCTTGCATCTTTCtctggtttgtttctttcaggTTCTATAAGCACCTGGACCGTGGCTACAATTCATGCTCAAGAGCAGACTTGTACTTTATGCCTCTGGCAGGATCGAAACTGGccaagaagagagaagaggccattgaaaaggccaaaagggaagcagagcagaaagccagagaagagagagaaagagaaaaagaaaaagagaaggaaagagagagggagcGGGAGcgtgaaagagaagcagaaagagctGCGGTAGGTTTCTTTGTAGCTAAGAGCTGTTTAAGGGAGTTGGTGTGGTAGGATCTGACCTGGATGGTGACTACAGAGTGCCAGTCCCCAGAAGCGCTTCAGTGCACGTGCGATCAGGTATTTGTCAACATGGGAGCAGAAAAGCAGTCTGTGCAGATACAGTGAGTGCCTTTGTGTACCTTGCACTGCTGTGCAGGCACAAGAGTGCTGCCTGCTAGAAAAAGGGGATctgaaggcttttaaaatttgaagtAAACTTAAAGgcatgtaacttttttttaatggggagATCTAAACTCCAGTCTTGGTATAAAGAGCCAATACAACTAACCCATTTTTCTGTGGCCTGTCAGAAAGGAATGATTCCTTCTGGGCCCACAGAAATGGTAGGTTGGTAATACATCATTGATGCTGGAAAAGAAGGTGGGTGCTACAGTCTTCCTATTCCGTGGTGCATTTCAGAGGTCTGTGCCGGCTGTGTTTTTAAGCCAAATGTGTTGAACTAAAATTCTCTTCCCCCATTCTGTGCAGCAGAAGGTATCCAGCTCCTCCCATGAGGGCCGTCTTGGAGAGTCCCAGCTCAGTGGGCCAGCACATATGAGACCTTCATTTGAACCTCCACCGACGACCATTGCTGCTGTACCACCGTACATTGGTCCAGACACACCTGCGTTACGGACACTGAGTGAATATGCTCGTCCTCATGTCATGTCGCCAACAAACCGTAATCATCCCTTCTTTGTCCCCCTGAACCCCACTGATCCACTTCTGGCCTACCATATGCCCGGCCTCTACAACGTGGATCCCACCATTCGAGAACGAGAGCTGCGAGAGCGGGAGATCCGGGAGCGAGAAATCCGGGAAAGGGAGTTGAGAGAGAGGATGAAACCTGGCTTTGAGGTGAAGCCTCCGGAGCTAGATGCGCTGCACCCAGCTACTAACCCCATGGAGCATTTTGCCAGGCATGGCGCACTGACTATTCCCCCAACAGCAGGACCTCACCCATTTGCTTCCTTCCACCCGGGTTTGAACCCCCTTGAAAGAGAGAGACTTGCACTGGCAGGCCCTCAGTTGCGGCCTGAAATGAGCTACCCTGACAGACTGGCAGCAGAGAGGATCCACGCCGAGCGGATGGCGTCGCTGACGAATGACCCGTTGGCACGGCTCCAGATGTTCAACGTCACGCCTCACCATCACCAACATTCACACATACACTCGCATTTACACCTACATCAGCAGGATCCCTTACATCAAGGTGAGCCCCGGGAAACAGGCCAGGCAGTTAGGGAGCCTCTCTGATAGCCTACCTGACACAGGCAGGCTGCGACTCTGGAATTCAAGTAGCAAAATCCCTGTTTTCTTGTGTGTGATTTGACTTCTGTACTGTACAAGGTCGTGATAACTGAAATGCAAGCAATTATTTTTTGGGAGGATGGACCAATTACAGTGATAAAGTGATGGTAACAGTACAGTGATCCTCACTGAGGCTGCACACTCTCACTGTAAAAgctttgctgttttgttgtttttttttaaagtattggAGTCCTAGAGCATCACCTGCAGTGGTGTCTGGTGTACAGGGGGAGAATCCACTGGGTAAAGGGAATTCACTAGGAGCGATGTCATGGAACTGGTAACACTGCTAATGCTAATGGCTGTTACGAGTTATAGCTGGAAAGGAGCTGAAGCTGATGTTTTCATATAGgagctaagaaaaattcaggaGAGAGACTTAATCTCTAGCCATTTAACATGCCAACCATCTGGCTTTAGTTGAGCTGAAATTCTCTGTCACAATTCTCATAAGAACCATCTGAATTTATGGGTTAGCATCTTTTTAGCTACGGTGTGTTCTTATgtgtggaatttttttccccaaagtattTAATAGTCTCAAAAATGAATTGATGCCTTGCTCATTTCCAAAGCTACATGGTTACTCCTCTAGAAGTCTGGAGTGTGGAACTTGGAGTCTGGAAGATGAGGCACTAAGCTGAATTTTTATGATTTTCTGGTGGCAGACTGGAGAGAACACAGCAAGTAAGGCACCAGGTGCAGTAGCTGctaagtaagaaaaaaaagaagtataagTACTTAAAAGTGCCACTTCTGGTGCAGCTGGCTACAAATGTTGTGTTTGTGCAAGCAAATATAGCATACTTGCCTTGGAGCAGTATGTGTTAAATGTAGCTAGGATGTCTGGGGTTTGGAGTTTGGAAGGAATTTCAGTGCTGTTGCAGAAGCCAAGTTGTACAGCAAGGAAATCAGCAGGAGCTTGTGAGATTAAGGGCGGGGGGTTACAGGTAGGAGATGATAGCACAGAAAATCGGCGTTCTGAAAGCTGTCAGCTGTGGAATTGGGTTGGGACTGACTGCACAAATTACAAACCGGTTCAGTGTGAGGCAGGTTTGCATACCCCATTGATAGCAGAATAAATTTGTCATAGATCATGTCTATACAAGGATTCTGTCGTCAGGTAAGTCACCACCTCTGTGCAGGTAAGTGTAGACACTCCCCAGTTACTTGTTCTGGACAAAAATACGGCCAGTACCTTCTCGCTCTCAGTCTAGCGGTTCCTCTGCAATCTGCTAACAGCTTAACGTGCTGAGATTGCAGATGAGATGATTAAGTATTTTTCAGGCTTTgccagtggttttttttcatcatatCAGTAAATTGACATTAGAGGGGTTGTCTACAGGTGTCCCTCTCCACACAGGATGGTGACAGTGTCATCTTTTGCAAAGGTTTTTGCCAGCTTTTGGCCTATCAAGTAGTATTGGTAAAGTCAGAAGGATGCTTGAGCGCTTCTGTACTAAATGTCACTAGTTGATCCTTCAATTTTATCTGTGTAAAGGGAAAATAGAAGAgagttttggggaaaatttttctaaatgttaGCTGTCTTTGTTGTGAAGAGATCAGAGCTCTCTTCAGAAAGAGAGGCTGGGTGTCAGAGATTGATAGTTAAAGAAAAAGACGTCGTTTCCCTGTCACAGTGCTTCAATAAAGCATTCCATGGTTCTCTgatggctttgttttttctcagtgtaGTTATTGGAGCTGAGCATATTCCTTCCTCACATTATTTGTGGGAGCAGATCTGTAATTCAAGTCACTTGCACTGATGGATAGAAACGGGATTGCTTATTTCTGAGGAATCTCCAGAAAAATCAACTGAAACAGTTCAGTTTGTAGCAATATGTTTGAGGTGACTTGTAAAAGCCAAgaatgagccagcaatgtgcccttgtggccaagaaggccaatggcatcctggggtgtattagaaggggtgtggttagcaggtcaagagaggttctcctccccttctactctgccctggtgaggccgcatctgcaatattgtgtccagttctgggcccctcagttcaagaaggacagggaactgctagagagagtccagcgcagagccacgaagatgattaagggagtggaacatctcccttatgaggagaggctgagggagctgggtctctttagcttagagaagaggagactgaggggtgacctcattaatgtttctaaatatgtaaagggcaagtgtcaagaggatggagccaggctcttctcagtgacatcccttgacaggacaaggggcaatgggtgcaagctggaacacaggaggttccacataaatatgaggaaaaacttctttacggtgagggtgaccgaacactggcacaggctgcccagagaggttgtggagtctccttctctggagacattcaaaacccacctggatgtgttcctgtgtgatatggtctaggtgatcctgctctagcagggggattggactagatgatctttcgaggtcccttccaatccctaacattctgtgattctgtgattctgtgaacagggGATTCCTAGGAGAGCAGAGTAGTAAAATTTGGCCCAGAGATCCATGGATTAAGAGGTTGCCTCACATATAGTGGGAGGTAGCGGTGGGAACAAGTGGCTGGGAGGTAAAGACTGAAGAGCAGATTGCTTTTTTCAGAGTCCACTTTAAGGTGTTTGACAAGGTGTTTGTGCTCTGAACACATggtaaaaaatgtaattatgatAAGCAAtttaagcaattttaaaatagaaaagtggGTTTCAAGTTGGCTGGAGCTAAGCTCCTGGTATTACATGCCAGTTAGGCCAAATGTTTATCCAGCTCACGTCTAACCGGGCTTTTGATCTCCCAACAGTGAGCGATGCTTCCCAAAGCAGTTGATTGATGCTTGCTTTGCTTCTTTTAAAGGTTCAGCAGGACCTGTTCACCCGCTGGTGGATCCTCTAGCAGCTGGACCCCATTTGGCACGTTTTCCCTACCCACCTGGGACCATCCCCAACCCATTGCTAGGGCAGCCACCTCATGAGCATGAAATGCTCCGACATCCAGTCTTTGGTGAGAGCATTTTGCAGTCCTTTATGAAGGTTGGCTCTTGATCTGAACTGTCATCTTTTCATCTGTGTCTTAGCATTTCTTGGGAAGGGAGTTGGTGGAGTTGAGCTGTAGCTTAGGTTATAGCCAaaggttggttggttggttcaaaaaaaaaagcttaatggGACAACTCTCTGCAGACCTCGTAGCAAACAGGTGTCTAAAAATGGGCAACTCTCTCTTAGGTACTCCTTATCCACGAGATCTGCCTGGTGCCATTCCACCTCCTATGTCGGCAGCCCACCAACTGCAGGCCATGCATGCCCagtcagcagagctgcaaagaCTGGCAATGGAGCAGCAGTGGTTGCATGGGCATCCTCACATGCATGGTGGTCATCTACCAAGTCAGGAAGATTATTACAGGTGAGAGGTGCAATGGAGGCTTTTGGAGACTCACGGGTGCTACAGCTGCCTTCATCTTTCTCcacatttcatcttttttcttctgaattcctGCCTTTCTTACTATGTGCTGAGTTACTGTCCTGATGCAGTTATGGAAGATGGTGAAGCTGTACTAAGACCTAATTCGGGCATAGGTGATAGGGCAAGTTGGAAACTAGGTCCAAATTACTGGCAGAGGACGTAGACTAGCTGGGTCTTCCATTGCAGAATTACCTCTGATTGGGACTTTTAGTGTGCTACTTACTATGATTGCTGCTTCcacatctctctcttccttgagAACAGTGGAGGAGGGTGGGTAAAAGCATTATGaatgagaggaggggaggagttCAATAAATCTTAAGAAATGACTAAGGGCAATAGGAAGTTGAAATGTGTGAATGATACGGATCTTGCATTACCAGCTGTTACGATGGGCGCTCGTTTTTGTGCTGAAAGCTCGCGAGTCCTGTTGCAACCTCTGTTCCCTTCAGGGCACCCGGGTGAGGTTAGCAGGAAGGCAAGCTGTCTCTGAAGTGTCATGACACCTCCTTCGTTTTGgtaaaatgagttttctttctctttcagtcGACTGAAGAAAGAAGGCGACAAACAGttgtaataaattatttatttgtaatgcTGGCTATGGAAACCCCAGTCCTTGGGAAGGAGTGGAACATTTTTACATACAATAAGagctacaaaaggaaaagaatatcttataaagatttctttatatatttaaaacagaaacaaccaCCCAACAAGTAGAGACTTATCAGCATAGTGTTCATTTGTAGAGAAGATTTCTCAAGACTGGTGTGGGTCTCCCTGCATGACAACGTATTCAGAAGCCTATTGAAAATACAGAACTGTGTGGAATATTCAGAGAACTTCCTGCaatcttggtttttttttttttctttttcttactagTTTGTTTTTAGTAGGTGCTAGAATCAGGTTCACAACACAAGTCACTGTGCGTGAAGAGACACTCAATGCATCTatagctattttaaaaaaaacaaggattGCAAGTAGGTGACATAACAAGCTCTGAATTCAAGtgctataataataaaaatctacttttattttaatacattgtAGGAAATCTTCATAATTTTAAAGAGAGCTCAGTTCTGCAGCATGGCTTTTTAAGTctgtaaataacttttttggGTAGaggggagaaacaaaacaaaactccagaAACGTTTATCTTAATTTTCAGTAACATCACAAATTGTGAATTCCTACCTGGTATTGACAGAATACAGAgttgattttttaataaaatatatatatataattatcCCTTTAATTAAAGGGAATGATGGGTATCAATAATTTCAAATGGGTAAAAGCTTGAAATTTGGTTTGATATCAACAATAAGCATTAAAGGGAGTTGCAGGGATAATGTTGCAAATGACTGTTTCTGTTCTTGGTTTTTTGGTTCAtttggttgtttgggttttttttttttttgttcatgttaCATCTCTCTGTTCTGCAGATGATTTCTGTTGAGTTGGGTTTCTCAGCAGTACAGGTGTCCCTTGGGACTAGCTTACCCTTTTGATGCCTACTTCAAGGGTTAATTTTCAGTGTGGCCATAATACACTTCTTTCCTATTACCTTTTGGAACTTAATCTAACTACGATGGTTTTAGACTTTAGGCA encodes the following:
- the RERE gene encoding arginine-glutamic acid dipeptide repeats protein isoform X1; translated protein: MTADKEKDKDKEKDRDRDRDKERDKRDKVRESENSRPRRSCTLEGGAKNYAESDHSEDEDNDNNSATTEESTKKSKKKPPKKKSRYERTDNGEITSFITEDDVVYRPGDCVYIESRRPNTPYFICSIQDFKLSKRDHLLMNVKWYYRQSEVPDSVYQHLVQDRHNENDSGRELVITDPVIKNRELFISDYVDTYHAAALRGKCNISHFSDIFAAREFKARVDSFFYILGYNPETRRLNSTQGEIRVGPSHQAKLPDLQPFPSPDGDTVTQHEELVWMPGVNDCDLLMYLRAARSMAAFAGMCDGGSTEDGCVAASRDDTTLNALNTLHESNYDAGKALQRLVKKPVPKLIEKCWTEDEVKRFIKGLRQYGKNFFRIRKELLPNKETGELITFYYYWKKTPEAASSRAHRRHRRQAVFRRIKTRTASTPVNTPSRPPSSEFLDLSSASEDDFDSEDSEQELKGYACRHCFTTTSKDWHHGGRENILLCTDCRIHFKKYGELPPIEKPVDPPPFMFKPVKEEDDGLSGKHSMRTRRSRGSMSTLRSGRKKQPASPDGRASPINEDIRSSGRNSPSAASTSSNDSKADSVKKSTKKIKEEVSSPLKNSKRQREKAASDTEEPDRSNAKKSKTQEISRPNSPSEGEGEGESSDSRSVNDEGSSDPKDIDQDNRSTSPSIPSPQDNESDSDSSAQQQVLQAQPQALQAQSGSGQAPPPTPPVSAPLPASLPAVSSAASAPPQVSPSASQPPSQPQAPAPPPHSHIQQAPALHPQRLPSPHPPLQPLSVSQGQQTPASSQPHSQPPLHGQAQPAPHSLQAQPLLPHPVPSQPFSLPAQSSQSQVPLQTQAPSHPHSALQVQVTQPVLPTATSLQQAQPPREQPLPPAPMAMPHIKPPPTTPIPQLPTAPSHKHPPHLSGPSPFSMNSNLPPPPALKPLSSLSTHHPPSAHPPPLQLMPQSQPLQSSQAQPPVLTQSQSLPPPANHPPSGLHQVSSQPPFSQHPFVPGGPPSITPPSCPSTSTPPAVPGIPLQTSISTSAASSGNVPVVTACTLPPIQIKEEVPDEAEEPESPPPPPRSPSPEPTVVDTPSHASQSARFYKHLDRGYNSCSRADLYFMPLAGSKLAKKREEAIEKAKREAEQKAREEREREKEKEKEREREREREREAERAAQKVSSSSHEGRLGESQLSGPAHMRPSFEPPPTTIAAVPPYIGPDTPALRTLSEYARPHVMSPTNRNHPFFVPLNPTDPLLAYHMPGLYNVDPTIRERELREREIREREIRERELRERMKPGFEVKPPELDALHPATNPMEHFARHGALTIPPTAGPHPFASFHPGLNPLERERLALAGPQLRPEMSYPDRLAAERIHAERMASLTNDPLARLQMFNVTPHHHQHSHIHSHLHLHQQDPLHQGSAGPVHPLVDPLAAGPHLARFPYPPGTIPNPLLGQPPHEHEMLRHPVFGTPYPRDLPGAIPPPMSAAHQLQAMHAQSAELQRLAMEQQWLHGHPHMHGGHLPSQEDYYSRLKKEGDKQL